From the Vidua chalybeata isolate OUT-0048 chromosome 28, bVidCha1 merged haplotype, whole genome shotgun sequence genome, one window contains:
- the LOC128801037 gene encoding cytosolic purine 5'-nucleotidase-like isoform X2 yields MGSEGHRGSAAAQGSGQGDPRALRRDCQHRIFVNRSLALEKIKCFGFDMDYTLAMYKSPDYEELAFALLLEHLVAIGYPPEILAYKYDPTFPTRLVCGGDPSEGRVSEPPTQLTAVWCRGLVFDALYGNLLKVDSHGNLLVCAHGFRFLKGAEILHYYPNKFIQRDDMKRFHILNTLFNLTEAHLYACLVDFFTNCSRYVNCDTGYKHGNLFMSFRSMFQDVREAMDHVHLSGCLKEKTLENLEKYVVKDPRVPLLLSRMKEVGKVFLATNSDYTYTDAIMSYLFDFSNEDKADVPRRPWRSYFDLIVVDTRKPLFFAEGTVLRQVDTDTGKLRMGTYTGPLQHCAVYSGGSSDVVCDLLGVKGKDILYMGDHIFGDILKSKKRQGWRTFLVVPELAHELQVWTEKSELFEELRSLDLFLAKLYQHLDSGSSERPDISSIKRRIQKVTHEMDMCYGKMGSLFRCGSRQTLFANQLMRYADLYAASFINFLYYPFSYLFRAPPVLMAHESTVEHSCRDSGDAVTALPPWLAQHGDPGQQVPQDSSGEEEDDGEA; encoded by the exons ATGGGCAGCGAGGGCCATCGGGGCTCAGCGGCGGCCCAGGGCTCGGGGCAGGGCGACCCCCGGGCCCTGCGGAGGGACTGCCAGCACCG GATCTTCGTCAACCGGAGCCTGGCGCTGGAGAAGATCAAGTGCTTTGGCTTTGACATGGACTACACCTTGGCCA TGTACAAGTCCCCTGACTACGAGGAGCTGGCTTTTGCTCTGTTGCTGGAGCACCTTGTTGCCATTGGGTACCCTCCTGAGATCCTTGCCTACAAATATGACCCCACCTTCCCCACCCGGTTAGTTTGTGGAGGGGATCCCAGTGAGGGGAGGGTAAGTGAACCCCCCACCCAACTGACAGCTGTGTGGTGCAGGGGTCTGGTGTTTGATGCCCTGTACGGGAACCTGCTGAAGGTGGATTCTCATGGAAACCTGCTGGTCTGTGCCCATGGCTTCCGTTTCCTCAAGGG AGCCGAAATCCTCCACTATTACCCCAACAAGTTCATCCAGCGGGATGACATGAAACGCTTCCACATCCTCAACACCCTCTTCAACCTCACAG AGGCCCACCTCTATGCCTGTCTCGTGGACTTTTTCACCAACTGCTCCAGATATGTCAA CTGTGACACTGGCTACAAGCATGGGAACCTCTTCATGTCCTTCCGCAGTATGTTCCAGGATGTGCGCGAGGCCATGGACCATGTCCACCTCTCT ggctgcctcaAGGAGAAGACGCTAGAGAACCTGGAGAAATACGTGGTGAAGGAT CCCCGTGTGCCGCTGCTGCTGAGCCGCATGAAAGAGGTGGGGAAGGTCTTCCTGGCCACCAACAGTGACTACACCTACACTGAC GCCATCATGTCCTACCTATTTGACTTCAGCAATGAGGACAAG GCTGACGTCCCACGGCGCCCCTGGAGGTCCTATTTCGACCTGATTGTGGTGGACACCCGCAAGCCCCTCTTCTTTGCTGAGGGCACCGTCCTGCGCCAAGTCGACACG GACACGGGGAAGCTGCGCATGGGGACATACACTGGCCCCCTCCAGCACTGTGCTGTGTACTCTGGTG GCTCCTCAGATGTGGTGTGTGACCTCCTGGGTGTGAAGGGCAAAGACATCCTCTACATGGGGGACCACATCTTTGGGGACATTCTCAAATCCAAGAAGCGGCAGGGCTGGCGCACCTTTCTGGTGGTGCCCGAGCTGGCCCATGAGCTGCAGGTCTGGACGGAGAAGAgtg AGCTGTTTGAGGAGCTGCGGAGCCTGGATCTCTTCCTGGCCAAGCTGTACCA GCACTTGGACAGCGGCAGTAGTGAGCGCCCAGACATCAGCTCCATCAAGCGTCGGATCCAG AAAGTCACACATGAGATGGACATGTGCTATGGGAAGATGGGCAGCCTGTTCCGCTGTGGCTCACGTCAGACACTCTTTGCCAACCAGCTGATGCGCTATGCAGACCTCTATGCTGCCTCCTTCATCAACTTCCTCTATTACCCCTTCAGCTACCTCTTCCGGGCACCCCCTGTCCTG ATGGCCCATGAGTCAACAGTGGAGCACTCTTGCCGGGACTCAGGGGACGCGGTCACTGCCCTTCCTCCCTGGCTGGCCCAGCATGGTGACCCTGGCCAGCAG GTCCCCCAGGACTCaagtggggaggaggaagatgatggAGAAGCCTGA
- the LOC128801037 gene encoding cytosolic purine 5'-nucleotidase-like isoform X5, producing the protein MGSEGHRGSAAAQGSGQGDPRALRRDCQHRIFVNRSLALEKIKCFGFDMDYTLAMYKSPDYEELAFALLLEHLVAIGYPPEILAYKYDPTFPTRGLVFDALYGNLLKVDSHGNLLVCAHGFRFLKGAEILHYYPNKFIQRDDMKRFHILNTLFNLTEAHLYACLVDFFTNCSRYVNCDTGYKHGNLFMSFRSMFQDVREAMDHVHLSGCLKEKTLENLEKYVVKDPRVPLLLSRMKEVGKVFLATNSDYTYTDAIMSYLFDFSNEDKADVPRRPWRSYFDLIVVDTRKPLFFAEGTVLRQVDTDTGKLRMGTYTGPLQHCAVYSGGSSDVVCDLLGVKGKDILYMGDHIFGDILKSKKRQGWRTFLVVPELAHELQVWTEKSELFEELRSLDLFLAKLYQHLDSGSSERPDISSIKRRIQKVTHEMDMCYGKMGSLFRCGSRQTLFANQLMRYADLYAASFINFLYYPFSYLFRAPPVLMAHESTVEHSCRDSGDAVTALPPWLAQHGDPGQQVPQDSSGEEEDDGEA; encoded by the exons ATGGGCAGCGAGGGCCATCGGGGCTCAGCGGCGGCCCAGGGCTCGGGGCAGGGCGACCCCCGGGCCCTGCGGAGGGACTGCCAGCACCG GATCTTCGTCAACCGGAGCCTGGCGCTGGAGAAGATCAAGTGCTTTGGCTTTGACATGGACTACACCTTGGCCA TGTACAAGTCCCCTGACTACGAGGAGCTGGCTTTTGCTCTGTTGCTGGAGCACCTTGTTGCCATTGGGTACCCTCCTGAGATCCTTGCCTACAAATATGACCCCACCTTCCCCACCCG GGGTCTGGTGTTTGATGCCCTGTACGGGAACCTGCTGAAGGTGGATTCTCATGGAAACCTGCTGGTCTGTGCCCATGGCTTCCGTTTCCTCAAGGG AGCCGAAATCCTCCACTATTACCCCAACAAGTTCATCCAGCGGGATGACATGAAACGCTTCCACATCCTCAACACCCTCTTCAACCTCACAG AGGCCCACCTCTATGCCTGTCTCGTGGACTTTTTCACCAACTGCTCCAGATATGTCAA CTGTGACACTGGCTACAAGCATGGGAACCTCTTCATGTCCTTCCGCAGTATGTTCCAGGATGTGCGCGAGGCCATGGACCATGTCCACCTCTCT ggctgcctcaAGGAGAAGACGCTAGAGAACCTGGAGAAATACGTGGTGAAGGAT CCCCGTGTGCCGCTGCTGCTGAGCCGCATGAAAGAGGTGGGGAAGGTCTTCCTGGCCACCAACAGTGACTACACCTACACTGAC GCCATCATGTCCTACCTATTTGACTTCAGCAATGAGGACAAG GCTGACGTCCCACGGCGCCCCTGGAGGTCCTATTTCGACCTGATTGTGGTGGACACCCGCAAGCCCCTCTTCTTTGCTGAGGGCACCGTCCTGCGCCAAGTCGACACG GACACGGGGAAGCTGCGCATGGGGACATACACTGGCCCCCTCCAGCACTGTGCTGTGTACTCTGGTG GCTCCTCAGATGTGGTGTGTGACCTCCTGGGTGTGAAGGGCAAAGACATCCTCTACATGGGGGACCACATCTTTGGGGACATTCTCAAATCCAAGAAGCGGCAGGGCTGGCGCACCTTTCTGGTGGTGCCCGAGCTGGCCCATGAGCTGCAGGTCTGGACGGAGAAGAgtg AGCTGTTTGAGGAGCTGCGGAGCCTGGATCTCTTCCTGGCCAAGCTGTACCA GCACTTGGACAGCGGCAGTAGTGAGCGCCCAGACATCAGCTCCATCAAGCGTCGGATCCAG AAAGTCACACATGAGATGGACATGTGCTATGGGAAGATGGGCAGCCTGTTCCGCTGTGGCTCACGTCAGACACTCTTTGCCAACCAGCTGATGCGCTATGCAGACCTCTATGCTGCCTCCTTCATCAACTTCCTCTATTACCCCTTCAGCTACCTCTTCCGGGCACCCCCTGTCCTG ATGGCCCATGAGTCAACAGTGGAGCACTCTTGCCGGGACTCAGGGGACGCGGTCACTGCCCTTCCTCCCTGGCTGGCCCAGCATGGTGACCCTGGCCAGCAG GTCCCCCAGGACTCaagtggggaggaggaagatgatggAGAAGCCTGA
- the LOC128801037 gene encoding cytosolic purine 5'-nucleotidase-like isoform X3, with translation MGSEGHRGSAAAQGSGQGDPRALRRDCQHRIFVNRSLALEKIKCFGFDMDYTLAMYKSPDYEELAFALLLEHLVAIGYPPEILAYKYDPTFPTRGLVFDALYGNLLKVDSHGNLLVCAHGFRFLKGAEILHYYPNKFIQRDDMKRFHILNTLFNLTEAHLYACLVDFFTNCSRYVNCDTGYKHGNLFMSFRSMFQDVREAMDHVHLSGCLKEKTLENLEKYVVKDPRVPLLLSRMKEVGKVFLATNSDYTYTDAIMSYLFDFSNEDKADVPRRPWRSYFDLIVVDTRKPLFFAEGTVLRQVDTDTGKLRMGTYTGPLQHCAVYSGGSSDVVCDLLGVKGKDILYMGDHIFGDILKSKKRQGWRTFLVVPELAHELQVWTEKSELFEELRSLDLFLAKLYQHLDSGSSERPDISSIKRRIQKVTHEMDMCYGKMGSLFRCGSRQTLFANQLMRYADLYAASFINFLYYPFSYLFRAPPVLMAHESTVEHSCRDSGDAVTALPPWLAQHGDPGQQVGDRNRGAEGHGHPATLMPLGSCAH, from the exons ATGGGCAGCGAGGGCCATCGGGGCTCAGCGGCGGCCCAGGGCTCGGGGCAGGGCGACCCCCGGGCCCTGCGGAGGGACTGCCAGCACCG GATCTTCGTCAACCGGAGCCTGGCGCTGGAGAAGATCAAGTGCTTTGGCTTTGACATGGACTACACCTTGGCCA TGTACAAGTCCCCTGACTACGAGGAGCTGGCTTTTGCTCTGTTGCTGGAGCACCTTGTTGCCATTGGGTACCCTCCTGAGATCCTTGCCTACAAATATGACCCCACCTTCCCCACCCG GGGTCTGGTGTTTGATGCCCTGTACGGGAACCTGCTGAAGGTGGATTCTCATGGAAACCTGCTGGTCTGTGCCCATGGCTTCCGTTTCCTCAAGGG AGCCGAAATCCTCCACTATTACCCCAACAAGTTCATCCAGCGGGATGACATGAAACGCTTCCACATCCTCAACACCCTCTTCAACCTCACAG AGGCCCACCTCTATGCCTGTCTCGTGGACTTTTTCACCAACTGCTCCAGATATGTCAA CTGTGACACTGGCTACAAGCATGGGAACCTCTTCATGTCCTTCCGCAGTATGTTCCAGGATGTGCGCGAGGCCATGGACCATGTCCACCTCTCT ggctgcctcaAGGAGAAGACGCTAGAGAACCTGGAGAAATACGTGGTGAAGGAT CCCCGTGTGCCGCTGCTGCTGAGCCGCATGAAAGAGGTGGGGAAGGTCTTCCTGGCCACCAACAGTGACTACACCTACACTGAC GCCATCATGTCCTACCTATTTGACTTCAGCAATGAGGACAAG GCTGACGTCCCACGGCGCCCCTGGAGGTCCTATTTCGACCTGATTGTGGTGGACACCCGCAAGCCCCTCTTCTTTGCTGAGGGCACCGTCCTGCGCCAAGTCGACACG GACACGGGGAAGCTGCGCATGGGGACATACACTGGCCCCCTCCAGCACTGTGCTGTGTACTCTGGTG GCTCCTCAGATGTGGTGTGTGACCTCCTGGGTGTGAAGGGCAAAGACATCCTCTACATGGGGGACCACATCTTTGGGGACATTCTCAAATCCAAGAAGCGGCAGGGCTGGCGCACCTTTCTGGTGGTGCCCGAGCTGGCCCATGAGCTGCAGGTCTGGACGGAGAAGAgtg AGCTGTTTGAGGAGCTGCGGAGCCTGGATCTCTTCCTGGCCAAGCTGTACCA GCACTTGGACAGCGGCAGTAGTGAGCGCCCAGACATCAGCTCCATCAAGCGTCGGATCCAG AAAGTCACACATGAGATGGACATGTGCTATGGGAAGATGGGCAGCCTGTTCCGCTGTGGCTCACGTCAGACACTCTTTGCCAACCAGCTGATGCGCTATGCAGACCTCTATGCTGCCTCCTTCATCAACTTCCTCTATTACCCCTTCAGCTACCTCTTCCGGGCACCCCCTGTCCTG ATGGCCCATGAGTCAACAGTGGAGCACTCTTGCCGGGACTCAGGGGACGCGGTCACTGCCCTTCCTCCCTGGCTGGCCCAGCATGGTGACCCTGGCCAGCAGGTGGGTGACAGGAACAGAGGGGCAGAAGGACATGGGCATCCTGCTACACTGATGCCCTTGGGGTCCTGTGCCCACTGA
- the LOC128801037 gene encoding cytosolic purine 5'-nucleotidase-like isoform X4 — protein MGSEGHRGSAAAQGSGQGDPRALRRDCQHRIFVNRSLALEKIKCFGFDMDYTLAMYKSPDYEELAFALLLEHLVAIGYPPEILAYKYDPTFPTRLVCGGDPSEGRVSEPPTQLTAVWCRGLVFDALYGNLLKVDSHGNLLVCAHGFRFLKGAEILHYYPNKFIQRDDMKRFHILNTLFNLTEAHLYACLVDFFTNCSRYVNCDTGYKHGNLFMSFRSMFQDVREAMDHVHLSGCLKEKTLENLEKYVVKDAIMSYLFDFSNEDKADVPRRPWRSYFDLIVVDTRKPLFFAEGTVLRQVDTDTGKLRMGTYTGPLQHCAVYSGGSSDVVCDLLGVKGKDILYMGDHIFGDILKSKKRQGWRTFLVVPELAHELQVWTEKSELFEELRSLDLFLAKLYQHLDSGSSERPDISSIKRRIQKVTHEMDMCYGKMGSLFRCGSRQTLFANQLMRYADLYAASFINFLYYPFSYLFRAPPVLMAHESTVEHSCRDSGDAVTALPPWLAQHGDPGQQVGDRNRGAEGHGHPATLMPLGSCAH, from the exons ATGGGCAGCGAGGGCCATCGGGGCTCAGCGGCGGCCCAGGGCTCGGGGCAGGGCGACCCCCGGGCCCTGCGGAGGGACTGCCAGCACCG GATCTTCGTCAACCGGAGCCTGGCGCTGGAGAAGATCAAGTGCTTTGGCTTTGACATGGACTACACCTTGGCCA TGTACAAGTCCCCTGACTACGAGGAGCTGGCTTTTGCTCTGTTGCTGGAGCACCTTGTTGCCATTGGGTACCCTCCTGAGATCCTTGCCTACAAATATGACCCCACCTTCCCCACCCGGTTAGTTTGTGGAGGGGATCCCAGTGAGGGGAGGGTAAGTGAACCCCCCACCCAACTGACAGCTGTGTGGTGCAGGGGTCTGGTGTTTGATGCCCTGTACGGGAACCTGCTGAAGGTGGATTCTCATGGAAACCTGCTGGTCTGTGCCCATGGCTTCCGTTTCCTCAAGGG AGCCGAAATCCTCCACTATTACCCCAACAAGTTCATCCAGCGGGATGACATGAAACGCTTCCACATCCTCAACACCCTCTTCAACCTCACAG AGGCCCACCTCTATGCCTGTCTCGTGGACTTTTTCACCAACTGCTCCAGATATGTCAA CTGTGACACTGGCTACAAGCATGGGAACCTCTTCATGTCCTTCCGCAGTATGTTCCAGGATGTGCGCGAGGCCATGGACCATGTCCACCTCTCT ggctgcctcaAGGAGAAGACGCTAGAGAACCTGGAGAAATACGTGGTGAAGGAT GCCATCATGTCCTACCTATTTGACTTCAGCAATGAGGACAAG GCTGACGTCCCACGGCGCCCCTGGAGGTCCTATTTCGACCTGATTGTGGTGGACACCCGCAAGCCCCTCTTCTTTGCTGAGGGCACCGTCCTGCGCCAAGTCGACACG GACACGGGGAAGCTGCGCATGGGGACATACACTGGCCCCCTCCAGCACTGTGCTGTGTACTCTGGTG GCTCCTCAGATGTGGTGTGTGACCTCCTGGGTGTGAAGGGCAAAGACATCCTCTACATGGGGGACCACATCTTTGGGGACATTCTCAAATCCAAGAAGCGGCAGGGCTGGCGCACCTTTCTGGTGGTGCCCGAGCTGGCCCATGAGCTGCAGGTCTGGACGGAGAAGAgtg AGCTGTTTGAGGAGCTGCGGAGCCTGGATCTCTTCCTGGCCAAGCTGTACCA GCACTTGGACAGCGGCAGTAGTGAGCGCCCAGACATCAGCTCCATCAAGCGTCGGATCCAG AAAGTCACACATGAGATGGACATGTGCTATGGGAAGATGGGCAGCCTGTTCCGCTGTGGCTCACGTCAGACACTCTTTGCCAACCAGCTGATGCGCTATGCAGACCTCTATGCTGCCTCCTTCATCAACTTCCTCTATTACCCCTTCAGCTACCTCTTCCGGGCACCCCCTGTCCTG ATGGCCCATGAGTCAACAGTGGAGCACTCTTGCCGGGACTCAGGGGACGCGGTCACTGCCCTTCCTCCCTGGCTGGCCCAGCATGGTGACCCTGGCCAGCAGGTGGGTGACAGGAACAGAGGGGCAGAAGGACATGGGCATCCTGCTACACTGATGCCCTTGGGGTCCTGTGCCCACTGA
- the LOC128801037 gene encoding cytosolic purine 5'-nucleotidase-like isoform X6 yields the protein MGSEGHRGSAAAQGSGQGDPRALRRDCQHRIFVNRSLALEKIKCFGFDMDYTLAMYKSPDYEELAFALLLEHLVAIGYPPEILAYKYDPTFPTRLVCGGDPSEGRVSEPPTQLTAVWCRGLVFDALYGNLLKVDSHGNLLVCAHGFRFLKGAEILHYYPNKFIQRDDMKRFHILNTLFNLTEAHLYACLVDFFTNCSRYVNCDTGYKHGNLFMSFRSMFQDVREAMDHVHLSGCLKEKTLENLEKYVVKDPRVPLLLSRMKEVGKVFLATNSDYTYTDAIMSYLFDFSNEDKADVPRRPWRSYFDLIVVDTRKPLFFAEGTVLRQVDTDTGKLRMGTYTGPLQHCAVYSGELFEELRSLDLFLAKLYQHLDSGSSERPDISSIKRRIQKVTHEMDMCYGKMGSLFRCGSRQTLFANQLMRYADLYAASFINFLYYPFSYLFRAPPVLMAHESTVEHSCRDSGDAVTALPPWLAQHGDPGQQVGDRNRGAEGHGHPATLMPLGSCAH from the exons ATGGGCAGCGAGGGCCATCGGGGCTCAGCGGCGGCCCAGGGCTCGGGGCAGGGCGACCCCCGGGCCCTGCGGAGGGACTGCCAGCACCG GATCTTCGTCAACCGGAGCCTGGCGCTGGAGAAGATCAAGTGCTTTGGCTTTGACATGGACTACACCTTGGCCA TGTACAAGTCCCCTGACTACGAGGAGCTGGCTTTTGCTCTGTTGCTGGAGCACCTTGTTGCCATTGGGTACCCTCCTGAGATCCTTGCCTACAAATATGACCCCACCTTCCCCACCCGGTTAGTTTGTGGAGGGGATCCCAGTGAGGGGAGGGTAAGTGAACCCCCCACCCAACTGACAGCTGTGTGGTGCAGGGGTCTGGTGTTTGATGCCCTGTACGGGAACCTGCTGAAGGTGGATTCTCATGGAAACCTGCTGGTCTGTGCCCATGGCTTCCGTTTCCTCAAGGG AGCCGAAATCCTCCACTATTACCCCAACAAGTTCATCCAGCGGGATGACATGAAACGCTTCCACATCCTCAACACCCTCTTCAACCTCACAG AGGCCCACCTCTATGCCTGTCTCGTGGACTTTTTCACCAACTGCTCCAGATATGTCAA CTGTGACACTGGCTACAAGCATGGGAACCTCTTCATGTCCTTCCGCAGTATGTTCCAGGATGTGCGCGAGGCCATGGACCATGTCCACCTCTCT ggctgcctcaAGGAGAAGACGCTAGAGAACCTGGAGAAATACGTGGTGAAGGAT CCCCGTGTGCCGCTGCTGCTGAGCCGCATGAAAGAGGTGGGGAAGGTCTTCCTGGCCACCAACAGTGACTACACCTACACTGAC GCCATCATGTCCTACCTATTTGACTTCAGCAATGAGGACAAG GCTGACGTCCCACGGCGCCCCTGGAGGTCCTATTTCGACCTGATTGTGGTGGACACCCGCAAGCCCCTCTTCTTTGCTGAGGGCACCGTCCTGCGCCAAGTCGACACG GACACGGGGAAGCTGCGCATGGGGACATACACTGGCCCCCTCCAGCACTGTGCTGTGTACTCTGGTG AGCTGTTTGAGGAGCTGCGGAGCCTGGATCTCTTCCTGGCCAAGCTGTACCA GCACTTGGACAGCGGCAGTAGTGAGCGCCCAGACATCAGCTCCATCAAGCGTCGGATCCAG AAAGTCACACATGAGATGGACATGTGCTATGGGAAGATGGGCAGCCTGTTCCGCTGTGGCTCACGTCAGACACTCTTTGCCAACCAGCTGATGCGCTATGCAGACCTCTATGCTGCCTCCTTCATCAACTTCCTCTATTACCCCTTCAGCTACCTCTTCCGGGCACCCCCTGTCCTG ATGGCCCATGAGTCAACAGTGGAGCACTCTTGCCGGGACTCAGGGGACGCGGTCACTGCCCTTCCTCCCTGGCTGGCCCAGCATGGTGACCCTGGCCAGCAGGTGGGTGACAGGAACAGAGGGGCAGAAGGACATGGGCATCCTGCTACACTGATGCCCTTGGGGTCCTGTGCCCACTGA
- the LOC128801037 gene encoding cytosolic purine 5'-nucleotidase-like isoform X1: MGSEGHRGSAAAQGSGQGDPRALRRDCQHRIFVNRSLALEKIKCFGFDMDYTLAMYKSPDYEELAFALLLEHLVAIGYPPEILAYKYDPTFPTRLVCGGDPSEGRVSEPPTQLTAVWCRGLVFDALYGNLLKVDSHGNLLVCAHGFRFLKGAEILHYYPNKFIQRDDMKRFHILNTLFNLTEAHLYACLVDFFTNCSRYVNCDTGYKHGNLFMSFRSMFQDVREAMDHVHLSGCLKEKTLENLEKYVVKDPRVPLLLSRMKEVGKVFLATNSDYTYTDAIMSYLFDFSNEDKADVPRRPWRSYFDLIVVDTRKPLFFAEGTVLRQVDTDTGKLRMGTYTGPLQHCAVYSGGSSDVVCDLLGVKGKDILYMGDHIFGDILKSKKRQGWRTFLVVPELAHELQVWTEKSELFEELRSLDLFLAKLYQHLDSGSSERPDISSIKRRIQKVTHEMDMCYGKMGSLFRCGSRQTLFANQLMRYADLYAASFINFLYYPFSYLFRAPPVLMAHESTVEHSCRDSGDAVTALPPWLAQHGDPGQQVGDRNRGAEGHGHPATLMPLGSCAH, from the exons ATGGGCAGCGAGGGCCATCGGGGCTCAGCGGCGGCCCAGGGCTCGGGGCAGGGCGACCCCCGGGCCCTGCGGAGGGACTGCCAGCACCG GATCTTCGTCAACCGGAGCCTGGCGCTGGAGAAGATCAAGTGCTTTGGCTTTGACATGGACTACACCTTGGCCA TGTACAAGTCCCCTGACTACGAGGAGCTGGCTTTTGCTCTGTTGCTGGAGCACCTTGTTGCCATTGGGTACCCTCCTGAGATCCTTGCCTACAAATATGACCCCACCTTCCCCACCCGGTTAGTTTGTGGAGGGGATCCCAGTGAGGGGAGGGTAAGTGAACCCCCCACCCAACTGACAGCTGTGTGGTGCAGGGGTCTGGTGTTTGATGCCCTGTACGGGAACCTGCTGAAGGTGGATTCTCATGGAAACCTGCTGGTCTGTGCCCATGGCTTCCGTTTCCTCAAGGG AGCCGAAATCCTCCACTATTACCCCAACAAGTTCATCCAGCGGGATGACATGAAACGCTTCCACATCCTCAACACCCTCTTCAACCTCACAG AGGCCCACCTCTATGCCTGTCTCGTGGACTTTTTCACCAACTGCTCCAGATATGTCAA CTGTGACACTGGCTACAAGCATGGGAACCTCTTCATGTCCTTCCGCAGTATGTTCCAGGATGTGCGCGAGGCCATGGACCATGTCCACCTCTCT ggctgcctcaAGGAGAAGACGCTAGAGAACCTGGAGAAATACGTGGTGAAGGAT CCCCGTGTGCCGCTGCTGCTGAGCCGCATGAAAGAGGTGGGGAAGGTCTTCCTGGCCACCAACAGTGACTACACCTACACTGAC GCCATCATGTCCTACCTATTTGACTTCAGCAATGAGGACAAG GCTGACGTCCCACGGCGCCCCTGGAGGTCCTATTTCGACCTGATTGTGGTGGACACCCGCAAGCCCCTCTTCTTTGCTGAGGGCACCGTCCTGCGCCAAGTCGACACG GACACGGGGAAGCTGCGCATGGGGACATACACTGGCCCCCTCCAGCACTGTGCTGTGTACTCTGGTG GCTCCTCAGATGTGGTGTGTGACCTCCTGGGTGTGAAGGGCAAAGACATCCTCTACATGGGGGACCACATCTTTGGGGACATTCTCAAATCCAAGAAGCGGCAGGGCTGGCGCACCTTTCTGGTGGTGCCCGAGCTGGCCCATGAGCTGCAGGTCTGGACGGAGAAGAgtg AGCTGTTTGAGGAGCTGCGGAGCCTGGATCTCTTCCTGGCCAAGCTGTACCA GCACTTGGACAGCGGCAGTAGTGAGCGCCCAGACATCAGCTCCATCAAGCGTCGGATCCAG AAAGTCACACATGAGATGGACATGTGCTATGGGAAGATGGGCAGCCTGTTCCGCTGTGGCTCACGTCAGACACTCTTTGCCAACCAGCTGATGCGCTATGCAGACCTCTATGCTGCCTCCTTCATCAACTTCCTCTATTACCCCTTCAGCTACCTCTTCCGGGCACCCCCTGTCCTG ATGGCCCATGAGTCAACAGTGGAGCACTCTTGCCGGGACTCAGGGGACGCGGTCACTGCCCTTCCTCCCTGGCTGGCCCAGCATGGTGACCCTGGCCAGCAGGTGGGTGACAGGAACAGAGGGGCAGAAGGACATGGGCATCCTGCTACACTGATGCCCTTGGGGTCCTGTGCCCACTGA